GCGTCCTCGCACGACGTCGTCGAGGCTGCCGCCGGCCATGTACTCGAGCACGAGCGCGCTGTGGCCCTCGGCGCTCGTCGTGAGATCGAGGGCCTCGACGACGTGGGGCCCCGCGTGGCGCCGCAGCATCCGCCATTCCGAACGCGCGGTGATCGCGGGTTCCGTGCCGACCTTGATCGCGACGGTGCCCTGCGGCCCGGTGGCGCGCCACACCGACGAGCTGCCGCCCTGCCCGATGCGCGCTTCGATGGTGTATCCGGCGATCGTGGGTGCGGTGGCGTCGGGCATGGTGACTCCTGGGTTCGGCGTGCGAGGGGCGCCGCGGTCGGCGTCACTGGTTCCACTGTCGCCCAGGAGGGCCGAAGCGTGCGTCGAGTTATCCACAGGCAGGCCGGCGGCCGTCGCGGCGTGTCGGAGAGTAGGCTCGGGGGATGCGTATCCAGCACCTCGGCTTCGCCCCTGACTTCGTCGACTACGAGCAGGCGTGGGAGGTGCAGCGTCAGGTCCACGCCGACGTCGTCGCGGGCGGCGAGGACACGGTTCTGCTGCTCGAGCACTCCCCCGTCTACACGGCGGGCAAGCGCACCGAGGCGCACGAGCGTCCCTTCGACGGCACGCCCGTCGTCGACGTCGACCGCGGCGGCAAGATCACGTGGCACGGTCCGGGTCAGCTCGTGGGCTACCCGATCATGGCGTTGCCCATCCCCATCGACGTCGTCGCGCACGTGCGTCGCCTCGAGCAGCTCATGATCGACGTGTGCGCCGAGTTCGGCGTCGACGCCGACCGCGTGGAGGGACGTTCCGGCACCTGGGTGCTCGCCGACGACAAGGGCCCCGACCGCAAGATCGGCGCCATCGGCGTGCGCGTCTCGAAGCGCGCGACGATGCACGGTTTCTCGCTCAACTGCGACTGCGACCTGTCGTGGACGCAGACGATCGTGCCCTGCGGCATCGCCGATGCCGGGGTGACGACACTGAGCCGCGAGGTCGGTCGTGACGTCACCGTCGCCGAGGTGCTCCCGGTCGTGGAGCGTCACCTGTCGGCGATCGTCGCCCCGTCGAAGGCGGCATGAGCGCCGTCCGCGTACTCGTGGGGAAGTTTTCACCCGCGTACGCTGTTGTTCTGAGCGCTGGCGCGCATCTTCGCGCCGTGTCGCCCTCAATCGCCAAGCCGAGGAGTGCTTTTCTGTGACCGTCGCGCCCGAAGGCCGTCGACTGCTGCGCGTGGAAGCGCGCAACGCCGAAACGCCCATCGAACGAAAGCCGAGCTGGATCCGCACCACGGCGAAGATGGGCCCGGAGTACAACTCGCTGCAGAATCTCGTCAAGGGTGGCGGCCTGCACACCGTGTGCCAGGAGGCCGGCTGTCCCAACATCTTCGAGTGCTGGGAGGACCGTGAGGCCACGTTCCTCATCGGCGGCGACACCTGCACGCGACGCTGCGACTTCTGCGACATCGCGAGCGGCAAGCCGTCCGCCCTCGACCTCGACGAGCCGCGCCGCGTCGCCGAGTCCGTCCGTGAGATGGGCCTGCGCTACGCCACCGTCACCGGCGTCGCGCGCGACGACCTGCCCGACGGTGCCGCGCAGCTGTACGCCGACACCGTGCGCCTCATCCACGAACTCAACCCGAACACGGGTGTCGAGATCCTGCCGCCCGACTTCGGCGCCGTCCCCGAGCTCGTCGGCAAGGTCTTTGACGCCCGCCCCGAGGTGTTCGCCCACAACCTGGAGACGGTACCGCGCATCTTCCGACGCATCCGCCCGGCGTTCACGTACGAGAAGTCGCTCAAGGTGCTGACGATGGCGCGCGAACAGGAGCTCGTGACGAAGTCGAACCTCATCCTCGGCATGGGTGAGGAGGAGCACGAGATCGACCAGGCGCTCGTCGACCTGCACGAGGCGGGCTGCGACATCATCACGATCACGCAGTACCTGCGCCCCTCGAAGCTGCACCACCCGATCGACCGGTGGGTCAAGCCGGAGGAGTTCGTGCACTGGTCCGAGCGTGCCGAGGAGATCGGTTTCTCCGGCGTCATGGCGGGACCGCTCGTGCGTTCCTCCTACCGAGCCGGCCGTCTGTACGCCCAGGTCATGGCCAAGCGCGGCCAGGAGCTGCCGGAGAACCTGCTGCACCTCGCGGAGGCGGCGTCGTCGCCGGCGCGTCAGGAAGCTGCGTCTTTGGTGGCCCGCGCCGAGACCCGCGTATCCTGACCCCATGGCATCAACCTCCCCCACCAACGAGCCCAAGAAGTCGCGGTTCCGCCGCGGTTCGAGCGGCGGCGCCACGAAGGCCGACGGTGCGTCGAGCACGAGAGGCGAGGCCAAGGAGCCGGGCCGCTCCGCTCAGTTCCGTCAGGTGTTCGAGACGGCGCGCGCCAACGACCCCGCGCTGCTGGCGTGGATGATCGGTGCGTTCGCGCTCGTGTTCGTGCTGCTGCTCATCATCGGCTTCAGTATCGGCCACCCGATCTACCTCGGCATCATCGGCGTGCTGCTGGGTGTGCTCGCCGCACTGCTCGTGCTCGCCCGCCGCGCGAACACCGCGATCTACAAGTCGATCTCGGGTCAGCCGGGCGCGAGCGTCGCCGTCATGTCGTCGCTGCGCAAGGGCTGGTTCGTCGAGCAGGAGCCCGTCGGCGTCGACATGGGCCGCAACCGCCAGGTGCGCGACCTCTCGGGTGCCGCGATGGTGTACCGCGCCGTCGGCAAGCCGGGCGTCGTGCTCGTCGCGGAAGGCCCCAAGGGCATGGCCGAGCGTTTGCTCTCCAGTGAGAACAAGCGCACGACGCGGGTGCTCGGCCCCGAGGTTCCGGTGCACACGCTGCGCGTCGGCACCGACGAGGGCTCCGTCCCCGTCGAGCGTCTGCAGAAGGACATGCAGAAGATGCCCAAGGTGCTCACCGACGACGAGGCCGCTCGCATCACCAAGCGCTTGCGCGCCCTTGGGTCGGGCCGCCCCGCAGCTCCGGCCGGTATCGACCCCACGAAGGCACGCGTCAACCGCGCCGCGATGCGTGGCCGCTGAGCCTCCACGCACGAACACGAGAGCCCGCCACCTCGAGGTGGCGGGCTCTCGTGTGTTCTGGGGCTTGTCGCTTGTTCCCGCGCCCACGTGGTGCGACGCGGCGATGCATGTCGTCCCATCCGGGTGACGGGGCGTGAGGCGGGGCAACCCGCATGGGTCGTGCCATGAAGGTCATGCTGCCTGGGGCGTGCGCGCGGCGAGCGTCAATGTCGCATCGAGTTCAGCGCGTACGGACGATGACGGTGCCGGCAAGCTTGTCGTGCAGCCCGCGTCCGCTCGAGTCGGTGACGACGGCGGGGATCGCGAGGCAGAGCAGCACGGTGCGGACTGCGCCGGCGAGTAGACCGGGGGCGGCGCCGTCGCTGACGCGCTGCACCTGCATCCCCATGACGCGGTGCCCGAGCGTCATCCCGAGGGTGCTGACGAGCAGGAGGTTCTCGACGGCGAAGACGGCGAGCGGTTTGAAGCCCTCGGCGCCGCTCCCGCCCCAGCGGTAGCCCAGCAACCCCATGGCGATGACGGAGCAGAGCGCCCAGTCGATGAGCAGCGCGACGGCGCGCGGGGCCAGCCGCGCGAAGGAACCGGGGCCCTCGACGGGGCGGTTCTCGGCGGGGTCGGCATCGGCGAGGGGGGCAGCTGGGGGCACGTTCGTTTCCGTTCGGTGGTGTCTCGCACTGTGAGTCGTAGCGCGCCCTCCAAGACTAGAGGTGAGGTGCCTGGATAGGTTGGAGGGGTGGTCGCGCGCCGTGCGCCGACCGGCGTGAACTGTTCACATGTTTCGTAACACCGACGAAACATGAGGGCCATGCCCGGGTAATCGGGGGGTCCTAGCATCATGGGCAACACGTGGTGTGGTGTCGACCGGCATCGCACACCCCAGTCAGGAGGATCCATGTTCAAGACCGCTGAAGAGGTCGTGAAGTTCATCGAGGATGCGGACGTCAAATTCGTCGACATCCGCTTCTGCGACCTGCCGGGCGTCATGCAGCACTTCAACATCCCGGCCGAGAGCTTCGACGCTGAGGCGATCGAGACCGGCCAGATGTTCGACGGCTCGTCCATTCGCGGTTTCCAGGCCATCCACGAGTCCGACATGAAGCTCATCCCGGACCTGCAGACGGCCTACCTGGACCCGTTCCGTGAGTACAAGACGCTCATCATCAACTTCTCGATCGTCGACCCGTTCACGGGCGAGCAGTACTCGCGCGACCCGCGCAACATCGCGGCGAAGGCCGAGGCGTACCTGAAGTCGACGGGGATCGCCGACACGGCGTTCTTCGGCGCCGAGGCCGAGTTCTACGTCTTCGACGACGTGCGTTTCGAGACGAAGCAGAACGCCGGCTACTACTACATCGATTCGATCGAGGCGGCCTGGAACACGGGCCGCGTCGAAGAGGGCGGCAACCTGGGGTACAAGACCCGGTACAAGGGAGGTTACTTCCCCGTCCCGCCCGTCGACCACTTCGCCGACCTGCGCGACGAGATGGTGCTGAAGCTGCACGAGGTCGGCCTC
This region of Dermacoccus nishinomiyaensis genomic DNA includes:
- a CDS encoding RDD family protein, translating into MPPAAPLADADPAENRPVEGPGSFARLAPRAVALLIDWALCSVIAMGLLGYRWGGSGAEGFKPLAVFAVENLLLVSTLGMTLGHRVMGMQVQRVSDGAAPGLLAGAVRTVLLCLAIPAVVTDSSGRGLHDKLAGTVIVRTR
- the lipB gene encoding lipoyl(octanoyl) transferase LipB, yielding MRIQHLGFAPDFVDYEQAWEVQRQVHADVVAGGEDTVLLLEHSPVYTAGKRTEAHERPFDGTPVVDVDRGGKITWHGPGQLVGYPIMALPIPIDVVAHVRRLEQLMIDVCAEFGVDADRVEGRSGTWVLADDKGPDRKIGAIGVRVSKRATMHGFSLNCDCDLSWTQTIVPCGIADAGVTTLSREVGRDVTVAEVLPVVERHLSAIVAPSKAA
- the lipA gene encoding lipoyl synthase — translated: MTVAPEGRRLLRVEARNAETPIERKPSWIRTTAKMGPEYNSLQNLVKGGGLHTVCQEAGCPNIFECWEDREATFLIGGDTCTRRCDFCDIASGKPSALDLDEPRRVAESVREMGLRYATVTGVARDDLPDGAAQLYADTVRLIHELNPNTGVEILPPDFGAVPELVGKVFDARPEVFAHNLETVPRIFRRIRPAFTYEKSLKVLTMAREQELVTKSNLILGMGEEEHEIDQALVDLHEAGCDIITITQYLRPSKLHHPIDRWVKPEEFVHWSERAEEIGFSGVMAGPLVRSSYRAGRLYAQVMAKRGQELPENLLHLAEAASSPARQEAASLVARAETRVS
- a CDS encoding DUF4191 domain-containing protein, whose translation is MASTSPTNEPKKSRFRRGSSGGATKADGASSTRGEAKEPGRSAQFRQVFETARANDPALLAWMIGAFALVFVLLLIIGFSIGHPIYLGIIGVLLGVLAALLVLARRANTAIYKSISGQPGASVAVMSSLRKGWFVEQEPVGVDMGRNRQVRDLSGAAMVYRAVGKPGVVLVAEGPKGMAERLLSSENKRTTRVLGPEVPVHTLRVGTDEGSVPVERLQKDMQKMPKVLTDDEAARITKRLRALGSGRPAAPAGIDPTKARVNRAAMRGR